One genomic segment of Streptococcus salivarius includes these proteins:
- a CDS encoding PspC domain-containing protein: protein MKKELRRDPNNKIIAGVCSGIAKYLDIDPVIIRLIWAAAIFLFGTGFLFYIICWIIIPEESKW, encoded by the coding sequence ATGAAAAAAGAACTCAGACGAGATCCAAACAACAAAATTATTGCTGGTGTTTGTTCTGGTATCGCTAAATATCTTGACATTGACCCTGTCATTATTCGCCTCATTTGGGCTGCAGCGATTTTCTTATTCGGAACAGGCTTTCTTTTCTACATCATTTGCTGGATTATTATCCCAGAAGAAAGCAAGTGGTAA
- a CDS encoding winged helix-turn-helix transcriptional regulator has protein sequence MENEIYLRKLAQPLLGKWAIFIILTLENETLHFAELERRLKTISRKVLAQNLRELESINIISREGKASTGSPVYYGLTDLGKDFLPLLYQIKKWIRDHEDLLSRE, from the coding sequence ATGGAAAACGAAATCTATTTACGCAAGCTTGCTCAACCTTTGTTAGGGAAATGGGCTATATTTATTATTTTAACGTTAGAAAATGAGACACTTCATTTTGCAGAACTTGAAAGAAGGTTGAAGACTATATCTCGAAAAGTTCTTGCTCAAAATCTTCGTGAATTAGAGTCAATTAATATCATTAGTCGTGAAGGAAAAGCTAGTACAGGTTCTCCAGTTTATTATGGTTTAACTGATTTAGGAAAAGATTTTTTACCACTTTTATACCAAATAAAAAAGTGGATTAGAGACCATGAAGACTTGCTTTCACGAGAATAA
- a CDS encoding dipeptidyl aminopeptidase, protein MVFFETREFEFETRRVMWYCPKGGSDFAEVENICQQITDGNYESWYHGWKNGAEKLLKRSQRYSSKISRGHAFLRASRYFQASEFFLSPLDKRKINVYQLSVKYFYEGLNTLEIPYRLENIPYDDISLRSLYFTHKTKTCKGTLFICGGFDALLEELYFTNVVAGIEEGYDVIIFEGPGQSSVLREHHLPFIPNWEKVCQAVINYYENQVSKPFIGIGLSLGGLLMARAQGNKNDLFDSIVLYNYFPSVLESFKNNIPRIFHRFIGDTMPSFVEKLAMFYIQRNKFLNWQVEHAKWNFGESSLSSLINRCKEFKEVTITGPVLVLLAANDMYYDKQLGFKYFESIPSKEKKLIIFDKENYSSDLHCQNGSAFDSNDEIFEWLSEIELP, encoded by the coding sequence ATGGTATTTTTTGAAACAAGAGAATTCGAATTTGAAACACGACGTGTCATGTGGTACTGCCCAAAAGGTGGAAGTGACTTTGCCGAGGTTGAAAATATCTGTCAACAGATCACAGATGGTAACTACGAGTCTTGGTATCATGGCTGGAAAAATGGTGCTGAAAAACTATTAAAACGTAGTCAAAGATATTCCTCTAAAATTAGTCGAGGACATGCTTTTTTGCGAGCCAGTCGTTATTTCCAAGCCTCTGAATTTTTCCTTTCCCCTTTGGATAAAAGAAAAATAAACGTCTATCAATTATCAGTTAAATATTTTTATGAGGGACTAAATACGTTAGAAATTCCTTATCGTTTGGAAAACATTCCGTATGATGATATCTCTTTACGTTCTCTTTATTTCACTCATAAGACAAAAACATGCAAAGGAACACTCTTTATCTGTGGTGGTTTCGATGCCTTGTTAGAAGAACTTTATTTTACAAATGTTGTTGCAGGAATCGAAGAGGGGTATGATGTCATCATTTTTGAGGGACCCGGTCAATCCTCTGTCCTTAGAGAACATCATCTTCCATTTATTCCTAATTGGGAAAAGGTTTGCCAAGCCGTAATTAATTACTACGAAAATCAAGTTTCTAAACCTTTTATCGGAATCGGTCTATCCTTGGGCGGTTTGCTAATGGCTCGCGCACAAGGAAATAAAAATGACTTATTTGATAGTATTGTTTTATATAATTATTTCCCAAGTGTCCTAGAATCCTTCAAAAATAATATCCCTAGAATATTCCATCGTTTCATTGGTGATACAATGCCAAGTTTTGTTGAAAAGTTAGCTATGTTTTATATTCAAAGAAATAAGTTTTTAAATTGGCAGGTTGAACATGCAAAGTGGAATTTTGGAGAATCCTCACTATCTTCTTTGATTAATCGCTGTAAGGAATTTAAGGAAGTAACAATTACAGGGCCCGTTCTCGTACTTTTAGCTGCCAATGATATGTATTACGATAAACAACTAGGTTTTAAGTATTTTGAATCCATACCCTCGAAAGAGAAAAAGTTAATTATTTTTGATAAAGAAAACTACTCAAGCGACCTTCACTGTCAGAATGGTTCTGCTTTTGATAGTAATGACGAAATCTTTGAATGGTTAAGTGAAATAGAGTTACCTTAA
- a CDS encoding DUF3114 domain-containing protein, whose protein sequence is MLIGSKAFRNLWEDWQRDYQPLQVLKLLLAYIGMPEDLSGELEETQHLLSYFDPDLAPHDSFWKDVVKLVDLAFPGDSLSKNASIERQIHQLRYLISSQQAQYVRTHYKKPGMTDKEALAVYLRWKPFTMFDQGRLHQKVSICDGKAVYPDGIPSVNLKILLYNRIEFILDSQGNFLNEVDAEQVTESGVVNGASFNYGNFKRHWQLDVEPVQPHDPDFRNRMTRGFRSPNKLKKRWGQQAPEQFDKSFYNPKGIYAQSHRSLANDVKRQARLFLALVYGFKPDQTKQSKEVHMSKQPQNNKGTAVLGSLVFMALYALGIWHNAVRGNIPFLILWSVLLLVNVSYLIFRLRK, encoded by the coding sequence ATGCTCATTGGTTCAAAAGCCTTTCGAAACTTATGGGAGGACTGGCAAAGGGACTACCAGCCATTGCAGGTGCTAAAGCTATTGTTAGCTTATATAGGGATGCCAGAGGATTTATCGGGAGAGCTTGAAGAAACCCAACACCTTTTATCTTATTTTGATCCTGACTTGGCACCGCATGATTCCTTTTGGAAGGATGTCGTTAAATTGGTAGACCTGGCTTTTCCTGGTGATAGTTTGTCTAAGAATGCCTCTATTGAGAGACAAATCCATCAGCTACGTTACCTGATTTCTAGTCAACAGGCCCAGTATGTGAGGACGCATTATAAAAAGCCAGGGATGACAGATAAAGAAGCTTTGGCTGTCTATCTCAGATGGAAGCCTTTCACCATGTTTGATCAGGGACGTTTGCACCAGAAGGTTTCTATCTGTGATGGCAAGGCGGTTTATCCTGATGGGATTCCAAGTGTTAATTTGAAAATTCTTCTCTATAATCGGATTGAGTTTATTCTAGATAGTCAGGGAAATTTTCTCAATGAGGTCGATGCGGAGCAGGTGACCGAGAGTGGAGTGGTTAATGGTGCCAGTTTTAACTATGGTAATTTCAAGCGCCACTGGCAATTGGATGTGGAGCCGGTCCAACCACATGACCCTGATTTTCGTAATCGAATGACTAGGGGCTTTCGTTCACCCAACAAATTGAAAAAACGTTGGGGACAGCAAGCGCCTGAACAGTTTGATAAATCTTTCTACAATCCAAAAGGCATCTATGCTCAGTCTCATAGGTCTTTGGCAAATGATGTCAAACGCCAAGCCAGACTTTTTCTCGCTCTGGTTTATGGCTTTAAACCGGATCAGACCAAGCAATCAAAGGAGGTTCATATGTCTAAACAACCACAAAACAATAAGGGAACAGCAGTTCTAGGCTCACTAGTCTTTATGGCCTTATACGCCCTAGGTATTTGGCACAATGCTGTTCGAGGAAATATTCCCTTTCTCATTCTTTGGAGTGTTTTACTCCTTGTTAATGTCAGCTATTTGATTTTCCGCTTGAGAAAATAA
- a CDS encoding alpha/beta fold hydrolase yields the protein MHVFMKRLLFLLGAVLLLLLASFTYHRLALQREKASLNPVGQMVSVNGHDMSVFVKGEGPQTLVFLSGAGTASPILDFKDLYDGFSKQYKIVVVERAGYGYSEDTSKSRDVSEVLSETRQALARAHVSGPYIILSHSMASLETLLWQEKYPSEVKAIIGLDWALPESYSHLTIHPQILRMARWGSQLGLLRYLPSRLYVPNANLSSSDHRLYQRIAYRQILSKAMLNESLSVKENAKKVTSSIDSQIPILLMVSNGGGTGFSQKDWRHYATSFAKDQKNIEVTFYDSPHYLYHYQTKEVVAKIEGFIKETID from the coding sequence ATGCACGTTTTTATGAAAAGACTCTTATTTCTGCTGGGAGCAGTCCTGCTCTTGTTACTGGCGAGCTTTACCTATCATAGATTGGCCTTGCAAAGAGAGAAGGCTTCTCTCAATCCTGTGGGGCAAATGGTGTCTGTGAATGGTCATGACATGAGTGTCTTTGTAAAGGGGGAGGGGCCACAAACTCTAGTTTTTCTTTCTGGTGCTGGAACAGCCTCTCCCATTCTAGATTTTAAAGACTTGTATGATGGGTTTTCGAAGCAGTATAAGATAGTCGTTGTTGAAAGGGCTGGCTATGGTTACAGTGAGGACACATCCAAGTCCCGAGATGTTTCTGAGGTTCTTTCAGAGACACGTCAAGCCCTAGCCAGGGCTCATGTCTCAGGTCCTTATATTATCCTTTCTCATTCGATGGCCTCCTTAGAGACACTTCTGTGGCAGGAAAAATATCCTAGTGAAGTGAAAGCTATCATTGGTTTAGATTGGGCCCTACCAGAAAGTTACTCTCATTTAACAATACATCCCCAGATTTTACGTATGGCTCGTTGGGGAAGTCAATTAGGCTTATTAAGGTATTTACCGAGTCGCTTATATGTGCCTAATGCCAATCTCAGTAGTAGTGACCACCGCCTCTATCAACGGATAGCCTATCGTCAAATTTTGTCAAAGGCTATGTTAAATGAGAGCCTGTCTGTTAAGGAAAATGCGAAAAAGGTTACTTCTAGCATTGATTCACAAATTCCAATCTTACTGATGGTCTCGAATGGTGGGGGTACTGGTTTTAGCCAGAAGGACTGGCGGCATTATGCGACTAGCTTTGCAAAGGACCAGAAAAATATCGAAGTGACTTTTTATGATTCTCCGCATTATCTTTATCACTATCAGACCAAAGAGGTAGTAGCAAAGATAGAGGGGTTCATCAAAGAGACGATTGATTAA
- the thrS gene encoding threonine--tRNA ligase yields the protein MINITFPDGAVREFEPGVTTFEIAQSISNSLAKKALAGKFNGKLIDTTRAITEDGSIEIVTPDHEDALPILRHSAAHLFAQAARRLFPDIHLGVGPAIEDGFYYDTDNEAGQISNEDLPRIEEEMKKIVKENFPSIREEVTKDEAREIFKNDPYKLELIEEHSEDEGGLTIYRQGEYVDLCRGPHVPSTGRIQVFHLLNVAGAYWRGNSDNAMMQRIYGTAWFDKKDLKAYLKRLEEAKERDHRKLGKELDLFMISQEVGQGLPFWLPNGATIRRVLERYIVDKEVAAGYQHVYTPPIASVELYKTSGHWDHYREDMFPPMDMGDGEEFVLRPMNCPHHIEVYKHHVHSYRELPIRIAEIGMMHRYEKSGALTGLQRVREMSLNDGHTFVTPEQIKDEFQRTLQLIIDVYEDFSLTDYRFRLSYRDPKDTHKYFDNDEMWENAQSMLKSAMDDMELDYFEAEGEAAFYGPKLDIQVKTALGNEETLSTIQLDFLLPERFDLKYIGADGEEHRPVMIHRGVISTMERFTAILIENYKGAFPTWLAPQQVTVIPVSNEAHTDYAWEVAKQLRDRGIRVEVDERNEKMQYKIRASQTQKIPYQLIVGDKEMEDGTVNVRRYGQKQTHTEAVSEFVENILADIARKSRPDAE from the coding sequence ATGATTAACATTACTTTCCCAGATGGCGCTGTTCGTGAATTCGAACCTGGCGTTACAACTTTTGAAATTGCACAATCTATCAGCAACTCTTTGGCTAAAAAGGCACTTGCTGGTAAATTTAACGGCAAATTGATTGACACAACTCGTGCGATCACTGAAGATGGAAGCATCGAAATTGTGACACCTGATCACGAAGATGCTCTTCCAATCTTGCGTCACTCAGCGGCTCACTTGTTTGCCCAAGCAGCTCGTCGCCTTTTCCCAGATATTCATTTGGGTGTTGGTCCAGCTATCGAAGATGGTTTCTACTACGATACTGACAATGAAGCTGGTCAAATTTCTAACGAAGACCTTCCTCGTATCGAAGAAGAAATGAAGAAAATCGTTAAAGAAAACTTCCCATCAATCCGTGAAGAAGTGACTAAAGACGAAGCGCGTGAAATCTTCAAAAATGACCCATATAAATTGGAATTGATTGAAGAGCACTCAGAAGACGAAGGTGGTTTGACTATCTACCGTCAAGGTGAGTACGTTGACCTTTGCCGTGGCCCACACGTACCATCAACTGGTCGTATCCAAGTCTTCCACCTTTTGAATGTTGCAGGTGCTTACTGGCGTGGAAATAGCGATAATGCTATGATGCAACGTATCTACGGTACAGCTTGGTTCGATAAAAAAGATCTCAAGGCTTACCTTAAACGTCTTGAAGAAGCTAAAGAACGTGACCACCGTAAACTTGGTAAAGAACTTGATTTGTTCATGATTTCTCAAGAGGTTGGTCAAGGTCTTCCATTCTGGTTGCCAAACGGTGCGACAATCCGTCGTGTCTTGGAACGCTACATCGTGGACAAGGAAGTAGCAGCAGGCTACCAACACGTATACACTCCACCAATTGCCTCAGTTGAGTTATACAAAACTTCAGGTCACTGGGATCACTACCGTGAAGACATGTTCCCACCAATGGATATGGGTGATGGAGAAGAGTTTGTTCTTCGTCCAATGAACTGTCCTCACCACATCGAAGTTTACAAACACCATGTGCATTCTTACCGCGAATTGCCTATCCGTATCGCTGAAATTGGTATGATGCACCGTTATGAAAAATCAGGTGCCCTTACAGGACTTCAACGTGTGCGTGAAATGTCACTTAATGACGGTCATACCTTCGTAACACCTGAACAAATCAAAGATGAGTTTCAACGTACGCTTCAATTGATCATCGACGTATACGAAGATTTCAGCTTGACTGACTATCGTTTCCGTTTGTCATACCGCGACCCTAAAGATACTCACAAATACTTTGACAATGATGAAATGTGGGAAAATGCTCAAAGCATGTTGAAATCAGCCATGGATGACATGGAACTCGACTACTTTGAAGCAGAAGGTGAAGCTGCCTTCTACGGTCCAAAACTTGATATCCAAGTGAAGACTGCCCTTGGTAATGAAGAAACACTTTCTACTATCCAATTGGACTTCTTGCTTCCAGAACGCTTTGACCTTAAATACATCGGAGCTGATGGGGAAGAACACCGTCCAGTAATGATTCACCGTGGTGTTATCTCAACAATGGAACGCTTTACAGCTATCCTTATTGAAAACTATAAAGGAGCCTTCCCAACTTGGTTGGCACCTCAACAAGTGACTGTTATCCCAGTTTCAAATGAAGCCCACACAGATTACGCTTGGGAAGTTGCTAAACAACTTCGTGACCGTGGTATCCGTGTTGAAGTGGATGAACGTAACGAGAAAATGCAATACAAGATTCGTGCGTCTCAAACACAAAAAATCCCTTACCAATTGATTGTTGGTGATAAGGAAATGGAAGACGGAACTGTTAACGTTCGTCGCTATGGACAAAAACAAACACACACTGAAGCTGTGTCAGAATTTGTAGAAAATATCCTTGCTGATATTGCTCGCAAATCACGCCCAGATGCCGAATAA
- a CDS encoding glycosyltransferase family 4 protein, which translates to MRIGLFTDTYFPQVSGVATSIRTLKTQLEKMGHTVFIFTTTDRDVDRYEDWQIVRIPSVPFFAFKDRRVAYRGFSKALEIAKQYKLDIIHTQTEFSLGLLGIAIARELRIPVVHTYHTQYEDYVRYIAKGMVIRPSMVKYIVRGFMSDLDGVICPSEIVYDLLLKYKVAAEKRVIPTGIELEKFQRPEITEDDVADLRAKLGIATDETMLLSLSRVSYEKNIQAVLAALPSVLEEDDKVRLVVAGDGPYLPDLKSQAKKLGIQDKVVFTGMIAPSETALYYKSADFFISASTSETQGLTYLEALASGTPIIAHGNPYLDNVITDQMFGTLYYHDNDLAGAILEAAIATPEKDETKWADKLYEISAENFGKRVYEYYLDLTISKDFHNDLNGEDSTMKRLTRMVTYLPTKAITLPVNGSVRILKGSAKQVKKIRNITKLLD; encoded by the coding sequence ATGCGTATCGGATTGTTTACAGATACCTATTTTCCACAGGTATCAGGTGTTGCGACTAGTATTCGCACGCTGAAGACGCAGTTGGAAAAAATGGGGCATACAGTCTTTATCTTTACCACAACTGATAGAGATGTTGACCGCTATGAAGACTGGCAGATTGTCCGTATTCCGAGTGTGCCTTTCTTTGCTTTTAAGGATCGCCGTGTAGCTTATCGTGGCTTTTCCAAGGCACTAGAGATTGCTAAACAATATAAGCTTGATATTATTCATACGCAGACAGAGTTTTCATTAGGTCTGCTAGGGATTGCCATTGCACGCGAACTTAGGATTCCTGTTGTGCATACCTACCATACTCAGTATGAAGACTATGTCCGCTATATTGCCAAAGGTATGGTTATCCGTCCAAGTATGGTTAAGTACATTGTTCGAGGCTTTATGAGCGATTTGGATGGAGTCATCTGTCCGAGTGAGATTGTTTATGACCTTTTGCTCAAGTACAAGGTTGCAGCTGAAAAACGTGTCATTCCAACTGGAATTGAACTTGAAAAATTCCAACGTCCAGAGATTACTGAAGATGATGTGGCAGACTTGAGAGCCAAGCTTGGTATTGCCACTGATGAGACCATGTTGTTGAGCCTTTCTCGTGTGTCCTATGAGAAAAACATCCAGGCTGTGCTGGCTGCTCTCCCTTCTGTTTTGGAGGAAGACGACAAGGTGCGTTTGGTTGTGGCTGGTGACGGTCCTTACCTACCAGATCTTAAGTCTCAAGCCAAAAAACTAGGTATTCAGGACAAGGTGGTTTTCACTGGTATGATTGCGCCTAGTGAGACAGCACTTTATTATAAGTCTGCTGATTTCTTCATTTCGGCATCAACCAGTGAGACTCAAGGCTTGACCTATCTGGAAGCCTTGGCTAGCGGTACCCCGATTATTGCTCATGGAAATCCTTATTTGGATAATGTGATTACAGACCAGATGTTTGGAACGCTTTATTATCATGATAATGATTTAGCCGGGGCCATTTTGGAAGCTGCCATTGCAACACCAGAAAAAGACGAAACTAAGTGGGCTGACAAGCTTTATGAAATTTCTGCGGAAAACTTTGGAAAACGTGTCTATGAGTATTACTTGGACCTTACGATTTCTAAGGATTTCCACAATGATTTGAATGGTGAAGATAGTACCATGAAACGCTTGACGCGTATGGTAACTTATTTGCCAACTAAGGCTATTACCTTGCCTGTTAATGGCTCTGTTCGTATCCTCAAAGGATCAGCCAAACAGGTCAAGAAAATCAGAAATATCACGAAACTTTTGGATTAG
- a CDS encoding glycosyltransferase family 4 protein, whose product MKVLLYLEGKSVLEKSGIGRALHHQMHALDLAGIPYTTDILGDYDVVHINTYGPRSLMLLHAAKRRGKKVIMHGHSTREDFENSFIGSNLLAPLFGKYLAHMYQKADYVITPSEYSKKLIQSYGVTTPIIAVSNGIDLKKYGKDPRKEEVFRDYFGIKEGQPVVICAGLYFQRKGIEDFVKVAEKMPHVRFIWLGSISKWLIPKKIRDIVNGKHPDNVSFPGYFKGAVFQGAMSGANAFFFPSYEETEGIVVLEAFASHQHVVLRDIPVYEGWVDDKSASFGHNVDEFVVALQDIIDGKVDKREEGYKVAESRSIDDVAQKLVEAYKEVLEI is encoded by the coding sequence ATGAAAGTTCTACTTTATCTTGAAGGAAAATCGGTTCTTGAAAAATCAGGAATCGGACGAGCTCTCCACCATCAGATGCATGCCTTGGACTTGGCGGGGATTCCCTATACAACGGACATCTTGGGTGATTATGATGTCGTTCATATTAATACTTATGGGCCACGCAGCTTGATGTTGTTGCATGCTGCAAAACGCCGTGGCAAGAAGGTCATCATGCATGGTCATTCGACACGTGAGGACTTTGAAAATTCATTCATCGGTTCTAACCTCTTGGCCCCACTTTTTGGGAAATATTTGGCCCACATGTACCAAAAGGCCGATTACGTGATTACGCCATCTGAGTATTCCAAAAAATTGATTCAGTCTTACGGAGTTACCACGCCAATCATTGCTGTTTCAAATGGGATTGATTTGAAAAAATACGGTAAGGATCCACGTAAGGAAGAAGTTTTCCGAGACTACTTTGGTATCAAGGAAGGACAGCCAGTGGTTATTTGTGCGGGTCTTTATTTCCAACGCAAGGGAATTGAAGATTTCGTCAAGGTTGCCGAAAAGATGCCTCATGTTCGTTTCATTTGGTTAGGTAGTATCAGCAAATGGCTAATTCCTAAGAAGATTCGAGACATTGTCAATGGTAAGCATCCTGATAATGTCAGCTTCCCAGGTTATTTCAAGGGAGCCGTCTTCCAGGGAGCTATGAGTGGTGCTAATGCTTTCTTTTTTCCATCTTACGAGGAAACTGAAGGGATTGTGGTGCTAGAAGCCTTTGCCAGTCACCAGCATGTGGTCTTGCGTGATATTCCTGTTTATGAAGGCTGGGTTGATGACAAATCGGCCTCATTTGGGCACAACGTGGACGAATTTGTAGTAGCCTTGCAAGATATTATCGATGGTAAAGTGGACAAACGTGAAGAAGGCTATAAGGTTGCAGAAAGTCGCTCGATTGATGATGTCGCCCAAAAGCTTGTTGAAGCCTACAAAGAAGTATTGGAGATTTAA